The following proteins are encoded in a genomic region of Streptomyces sp. NBC_01723:
- a CDS encoding DUF3500 domain-containing protein — protein sequence MYTRLALTAGALTTVLLAVACTGPQEGTPETELPSSLPKRISGAPTVRGATEAVVAAANVFLKSLSQEQRDRAVYDRDDTDALMDWTNLPVGREEDRNGVGLRDLSDTQRAAAMGVAEAVLSDGGFEEMRSVVAAGNELNRRGGGNTSFGSDLFFFAFFGEPNTTERFTVQIGGHHLAVHTTYDGDRVMPTPAFTGVDPRTFEVSGTRVEPLRDEAEGVFGVLEALSPTQRERARLDGEYAEILVGPGEDGAFPSPAQGVRVSELSAGQQKLVTAALRAWVGDSDERVADALMAQYQTEYDRTYIGWAGSTDRDEPGAYVRFDGPRLWVEFSNQGQTGKGDELHYHSVYRDKQRDYGRTWPS from the coding sequence GCAGGCGCCCTCACGACCGTCCTGCTTGCCGTCGCCTGTACCGGGCCCCAGGAGGGAACTCCCGAAACCGAACTGCCGAGCAGTCTGCCCAAAAGAATCTCCGGCGCGCCCACGGTGCGCGGCGCCACCGAAGCGGTCGTGGCAGCAGCCAACGTCTTCTTGAAGTCGCTCTCGCAGGAGCAGCGTGATCGCGCCGTCTACGACCGGGACGACACCGACGCGCTCATGGATTGGACCAACCTTCCGGTGGGTCGGGAAGAGGACCGCAACGGTGTGGGCCTGCGGGACCTCTCCGACACGCAACGCGCCGCAGCGATGGGAGTCGCCGAGGCAGTACTCTCCGACGGCGGATTCGAAGAAATGCGGTCCGTGGTCGCCGCCGGAAACGAACTCAACCGACGAGGCGGTGGCAACACCTCCTTCGGATCCGACCTCTTCTTCTTCGCCTTCTTCGGTGAGCCCAACACCACGGAACGGTTCACCGTCCAGATTGGCGGCCACCACCTGGCCGTACACACCACCTATGACGGTGACCGGGTCATGCCCACGCCTGCGTTCACCGGCGTCGACCCACGTACGTTTGAGGTCTCCGGCACACGGGTCGAGCCACTGCGTGACGAGGCTGAGGGCGTTTTCGGAGTCCTCGAGGCCTTGAGCCCCACGCAAAGGGAGAGGGCACGCCTCGACGGGGAATACGCGGAGATCCTCGTCGGTCCGGGGGAAGACGGAGCCTTTCCGTCGCCGGCGCAGGGTGTCCGTGTCTCTGAGCTATCCGCTGGCCAGCAGAAACTGGTGACAGCTGCTCTGAGGGCCTGGGTCGGCGACAGCGACGAGCGCGTTGCGGATGCTCTTATGGCCCAGTACCAGACGGAGTACGACCGGACCTACATCGGCTGGGCAGGTTCGACAGACCGGGACGAGCCCGGCGCTTACGTCAGGTTCGACGGACCGCGCCTGTGGGTCGAGTTCTCCAACCAGGGGCAAACCGGCAAGGGCGACGAGTTGCACTACCACTCAGTTTACCGGGACAAGCAGCGCGACTACGGTCGCACGTGGCCCAGTTGA
- a CDS encoding IS701 family transposase, which produces MDSVFARVAGRFARADLRWRMRDYVRGVLGRAARKNGWQLAEWAGHRTPDGFQRLLNSSVWDADALRDDVRAYVGECLGPDGVLIIDDTGFIKKGTTSAGVGRQYTGTPGKIDNCQIGVFAAYATGSGRALVDRELYLPKAWTSDRDRCRAAQIPDERAFATKGELARDIVRRCLGAGLPATWFTADEAYGQDWHFRRLLEQCDVGYVVAVPKSQQIKSLAGIWRIDQLIEDAPADAWQRLSCGDGAKGPRVYDRAAAELPANLVFDPDPPPHHRWVMARRSLSYPEEVAYYLAYAPVGVEIAELARVAGSRWAIEECFQAAKNECGPDHYEVRRHPGWYRHITLAMLAHAVLTALAAQAGEASKGAAETDQPSSRSPWQKSGDSWTLSCPTHEPTTTPSPTH; this is translated from the coding sequence TTGGATTCGGTGTTCGCTCGGGTGGCGGGCCGGTTCGCTCGGGCGGATCTGCGGTGGCGGATGCGGGACTATGTCCGCGGTGTGCTGGGCCGAGCGGCACGGAAGAACGGCTGGCAGCTCGCGGAATGGGCAGGTCACCGCACGCCGGACGGCTTCCAGCGGCTGCTGAACAGCAGTGTCTGGGACGCGGACGCGTTGCGCGACGATGTCCGTGCCTACGTCGGCGAATGTCTCGGCCCCGATGGCGTGTTGATCATCGACGACACCGGGTTCATCAAGAAGGGCACCACGTCGGCCGGGGTGGGCCGGCAGTACACCGGCACTCCGGGAAAGATCGACAACTGCCAGATCGGGGTGTTCGCCGCCTACGCCACCGGCTCGGGCCGGGCCCTGGTGGACCGCGAGCTCTACCTGCCCAAAGCCTGGACGTCCGACCGCGACCGCTGCCGGGCGGCGCAAATCCCTGATGAGCGGGCGTTTGCGACCAAGGGTGAACTGGCCCGGGACATCGTCCGCCGGTGCCTCGGTGCGGGTCTGCCCGCCACGTGGTTCACCGCGGACGAGGCCTACGGGCAGGACTGGCACTTCCGCCGCCTGCTCGAGCAATGCGACGTCGGCTATGTGGTGGCGGTGCCCAAGTCGCAGCAGATCAAGTCCCTGGCAGGCATCTGGCGCATCGACCAGCTCATCGAGGACGCCCCTGCCGATGCCTGGCAGAGACTCTCCTGCGGCGACGGAGCGAAGGGCCCGCGTGTCTACGACCGGGCCGCGGCCGAGCTGCCCGCCAACCTCGTCTTCGACCCCGACCCGCCGCCCCATCACCGCTGGGTGATGGCCCGCCGCAGCCTGTCCTATCCCGAAGAGGTGGCCTACTACTTGGCCTACGCCCCCGTCGGCGTCGAGATCGCCGAGCTGGCCCGAGTGGCCGGCTCCCGCTGGGCGATCGAGGAGTGCTTCCAGGCCGCCAAGAACGAATGCGGCCCCGACCACTACGAGGTCCGCCGCCATCCCGGCTGGTACCGGCACATCACCCTGGCCATGCTCGCCCACGCCGTCCTGACCGCACTCGCCGCCCAGGCCGGCGAGGCCTCAAAGGGGGCTGCAGAAACGGATCAGCCCTCGTCCCGCTCACCGTGGCAGAAATCCGGCGACTCCTGGACACTCTCCTGCCCCACCCACGAACCGACCACGACCCCGTCACCCACGCACTGA
- a CDS encoding IS630 family transposase → MSRPGPKIPPLSVTDAQRAVLEGWLRRRSTAQALAQRSRIVLECAEGHSIMEVSRRLRITPDTVRTWRRRFLERGLDGLCDDPRPGVPRKITDGDVERVVVKTLEETPKNATHWSTRSMAAATGMSQSTISRIWRAFALAPHRSQTFKLSTDPLFIDKVRDVVGLYLDPPEKPLVLCVDEKSQVQALDRSQPVLPMVPGVPERRSHDYVRAGTTTLFAALEVATGKVIGSLHRCHRAAEFKKFLTKLDKEVPAGLQVHLILDNYATHKTPDIKKWLLAHPRFHLHFTPTSASWLNLVERWFAELTQKKLKRGVHRSVQALERDIRSWLADWNEHPRPFVWTKTADEILDKVAAYCRRISDSGH, encoded by the coding sequence ATGAGTCGTCCGGGTCCGAAGATTCCGCCGTTGTCGGTGACAGATGCCCAGCGGGCTGTGCTGGAGGGCTGGCTGCGTCGTCGTTCGACGGCCCAGGCTCTGGCTCAGCGGTCGCGGATCGTGCTGGAGTGTGCCGAGGGGCACTCGATCATGGAGGTGTCCCGGCGTCTGCGGATCACTCCGGACACGGTCCGCACCTGGCGACGCCGCTTCCTCGAACGCGGACTGGACGGCTTGTGCGACGACCCGCGGCCCGGTGTCCCACGGAAGATCACCGACGGGGACGTCGAGCGTGTCGTCGTCAAGACGCTGGAGGAGACGCCGAAGAACGCCACTCACTGGTCGACGAGGTCGATGGCGGCGGCCACGGGCATGTCGCAGTCGACGATCTCGCGGATCTGGCGAGCGTTCGCTCTGGCGCCGCACCGCTCGCAGACGTTCAAACTGTCCACCGACCCGCTGTTCATCGACAAGGTCCGCGACGTCGTCGGCCTCTACCTCGACCCGCCCGAGAAGCCCCTGGTGCTCTGCGTGGACGAGAAGTCGCAGGTCCAGGCCCTCGACCGCTCTCAGCCGGTGCTGCCGATGGTGCCCGGCGTTCCCGAACGCCGCAGCCACGACTACGTCCGCGCCGGCACCACCACCCTCTTCGCCGCCCTCGAGGTCGCCACCGGCAAAGTCATCGGCTCGCTTCACCGCTGCCACCGGGCCGCGGAGTTCAAGAAGTTCCTCACCAAACTCGACAAGGAAGTCCCGGCCGGCCTCCAGGTCCACCTGATCCTCGACAACTACGCGACCCACAAGACACCCGACATCAAGAAGTGGCTGCTGGCTCACCCCCGGTTCCACCTGCACTTCACGCCGACCAGCGCGTCCTGGCTGAACTTGGTCGAGCGGTGGTTCGCCGAACTCACGCAGAAGAAGCTCAAGCGCGGCGTCCACCGCTCCGTCCAGGCACTCGAACGTGACATCCGGTCCTGGCTCGCAGACTGGAACGAGCACCCCAGGCCCTTCGTCTGGACGAAAACAGCCGACGAGATCCTCGACAAAGTCGCCGCCTACTGCCGACGAATCTCCGACTCAGGTCACTAG
- a CDS encoding gamma-aminobutyraldehyde dehydrogenase: MTRTKILRNYIDGEFRDAADGRTTAVVNPVTGAAYATAPLSGQADVDAAMAAAAAAFPAWRDLVPAERQKALLKIADAFEERAEELIAAEVENTGKPIGLTRSEEIPPMVDQIRFFAGAARMLEGRGAGEYMEGLTSFVRREPIGVCAQVAPWNYPMMMAVWKFAPALAAGNTVVLKPSDTTPASTALMADIIGSIVPKGVFNVVCGDRDTGRLMVEHETPAMASITGSVRAGMSVAESAAKDVKRVHLELGGKAPVVVFEDTDIPKAVEDISEAGYFNAGQDCTAATRVLVHESIHDEFVAALAKAASEIKTGQPDDEDVLYGPLNNPNQLKQVSGFIERLPAHAKVEAGGHQVGDKGYFYAPTVVSGLKQDDEIIQQEVFGPVITVQSFRDEDQAVEWANGVEYALASSVWTKDHGRAMRMSKKLDFGCVWINTHIPLVAEMPHGGFKKSGYGKDLSGYGFEDYTRIKHVMTSLDA, from the coding sequence ATGACCAGGACCAAAATCCTGCGCAATTACATCGACGGTGAGTTCCGGGACGCCGCCGACGGACGGACCACCGCGGTGGTCAACCCCGTGACCGGTGCGGCGTACGCGACCGCCCCCCTGTCCGGGCAGGCGGACGTCGACGCCGCCATGGCGGCCGCCGCGGCCGCCTTCCCGGCCTGGCGGGACCTGGTCCCGGCCGAGCGGCAGAAGGCCCTGCTGAAGATCGCGGACGCGTTCGAGGAGCGGGCCGAGGAACTGATCGCGGCCGAGGTGGAGAACACGGGCAAGCCGATCGGGCTGACCCGCTCCGAGGAGATCCCGCCGATGGTCGACCAGATCCGCTTCTTCGCGGGCGCGGCGCGGATGCTCGAAGGCCGCGGCGCCGGCGAGTACATGGAGGGTCTGACCTCCTTCGTGCGCCGCGAGCCGATCGGAGTCTGCGCGCAGGTCGCGCCGTGGAACTACCCGATGATGATGGCCGTGTGGAAGTTCGCCCCGGCGCTCGCCGCGGGCAACACGGTCGTCCTCAAGCCCTCGGACACCACCCCCGCCTCCACGGCCCTGATGGCCGACATCATCGGCTCGATCGTCCCCAAGGGCGTCTTCAATGTCGTCTGCGGCGACCGCGACACCGGCCGCCTGATGGTCGAGCACGAGACCCCGGCGATGGCCTCCATCACCGGCTCCGTGCGGGCCGGCATGTCGGTCGCCGAGTCCGCCGCCAAGGACGTCAAGCGGGTCCACCTGGAACTCGGCGGCAAGGCACCCGTCGTCGTCTTCGAGGACACCGACATCCCCAAGGCCGTCGAGGACATCTCGGAGGCGGGCTACTTCAACGCCGGACAGGACTGCACGGCGGCCACCCGCGTGCTGGTCCACGAGTCGATCCACGACGAGTTCGTGGCCGCGCTCGCCAAGGCCGCGTCCGAGATCAAGACCGGGCAGCCGGACGACGAGGACGTGCTCTACGGCCCGCTCAACAACCCCAACCAGCTCAAGCAGGTCTCCGGGTTCATCGAGCGCCTGCCCGCCCACGCCAAGGTCGAGGCCGGCGGCCACCAGGTCGGCGACAAGGGCTACTTCTACGCCCCGACCGTCGTCTCCGGCCTCAAGCAGGACGACGAGATCATCCAGCAGGAGGTCTTCGGCCCGGTCATCACCGTCCAGTCCTTCCGCGACGAGGACCAGGCCGTCGAGTGGGCCAACGGCGTCGAGTACGCGCTAGCCTCCTCCGTGTGGACCAAGGACCACGGCCGTGCCATGCGGATGTCCAAGAAGCTCGACTTCGGCTGCGTGTGGATCAACACCCACATTCCGCTGGTCGCCGAGATGCCGCACGGCGGCTTCAAGAAGTCCGGCTACGGCAAGGACCTGTCGGGCTACGGCTTCGAGGACTACACGCGGATCAAGCACGTGATGACGTCGCTGGACGCCTGA